CATGTTAGGTCTGGAACATTCTGTCCCTTTGGAGTCATCTGTCACCTCTGGCTGTCATTGCCCCTTAGTGAGGCAACCGTGGGTACCACTGCTCTCACAGCTGTGTCACACTGCCCAAGGCGGCAAGAGAAAGATGCCAGAGAGCTGGCCAAGAAAGACGAAGTCACTGTAGCAGACCCTGGGGAAAGGCTGACAAGGAGCCCAAATCCAAGTCAGGATGTGCTCGGCAACCTAGTCCAAAGGGACAGAGCTCTGTCAGAAAGGTCCCAACTCTGCTGTGGTCTTTGAGAGGCTGAATTCGGGGTTCCCTGGTCAGGCAGGAGCAATTTAATAAAGATCTTACCAAACTGCTTCAAAACGCTAAACTCCAGTAACTTACCAGAAACACAAAGTGTGAGGAAGACCCAGCCACTGGCAAAGATGCATGAACAGGTTCAATGGGCTGTACATTtagaataataaaatgtattaaataaaaatctacaGTGTTTTCCTAGAACACATGTATAGTCTGTTGTACTTTAAATCTTGTGAAACACCCTCTGCCACAAGCGACCGGACACTGTATTGTTTAAGGAACAACGAGAAGAATGACAGGTGCAGTTTTGTCCTCAAGTATTTTCCATCAGAGGTGGGTTGAATCCAAGGCCATGGGACTCAGGAATGTGGAGGGTAGGCCACACTCATCAGGCTCCTTCGTAACAGTGGGCATTTATCATTTGTCGGGGCCCCGTGACTGTGTATGTGGTAGTCACATACCAGCCCCTGGGGTTCCTATGTCAAGGACTATGGATGATGTTATGGTTCTTTCAAGCAAGGGGCATGACTTTAATCatcattcttttcctctctctgtagccctgagaattgaacctaggtcctcacaCACACCAGGCAGATGCTATGCCCACTGAGACATATCCCCAGCCCTCAATCATCATTTTTTACAGATGACAAAATGACTCTTAAAAAGGGGAGGAGTTTTATCCAAGGCCCTTCAGATAGGAAGTGGAGGAGGTGGAACGTAGTCCCTGTCACTCCAGGACCAGCACCGGACAGCCCCCTTTTGATTACGGTAACCGGATATGGTGGTTCCCATCATGTCCCGTGCAAAGCTAAAATGAACCCAGCCAAGACACAAGAGAGTCTCACTGGTTAGCTTTCCGAGGCCAGGAGCACATGAGAGTAAACTCCACAAGGATACTCTTGGCAACAAAGGAAAGGGGAGCACTTTATTATGGAAACTTTTATAAATCCAAATGGGGAGGCTTTTAGAGTAAAGTCCATTCCTGCACCtgcccagtgtggtggtttgaatacgcttggcccagaggggtgtggccttgttggagtaggcgtggctttgttggaggaagtgtgtctctgtggcGGTGGACTTTAAGACTGTtaccctagctgcctagaagacagtcttagcagccttcagatgaagatgtagaactctcagctcctcctgcaccgtgcctgcctggatgctgccatgctcctgccttgatgataatggactgaacctctgaacctgtaagccagccccaatgaaatgttgtccttatgagagttgccttggtcatggtgtctcttcacagcagtaaaaccctaactaagacaccgaGTTTGCACTGCTAAGTTTTACCTGATAGTAAAAAGAGAAGTATCCTGAAGGTGCCAGCTTTGCATAGTCACCATCGTCACACTCTCTCGGTTCTATGTTATTTGGTAGGAAATTTGGTGGAGGAAACAGAGCCTGGAAACAGAGATGGAGATTCAAAATCTTGCCTGAACAGCTTTAACCAGGAATTTAGGTTGGGGACAAGTGGTTCAGCCTGTGGACCATATGTGGGTGACTGAAATCACGCTCTAATCATAGTAGCGAAATACCCCATCCTGCCCTAATGGACTGGGGTGGGAAAAAGCAAAAGATAAGCCTGAAAGGGCTGGAAATTGCATGGGTGTTGCTCCTTCCTGGGCATGTTCCTTGTCAGCTGGGTTTCTCAGTGGTAAGACTCATTAACAAATGAGTCTTAACTCTACACCAGCCTCTACTAATCCCCGAACAGGGCTCTGCATGCTGATCCATCCATTTGGCCCCAATCTTGGCCACTTAATCCCCAGCATCTTTTGCCTCCTTTTGGCTCCATCCCTGCAGCCTTGCCATTCCCTCCTTAATCTTGGAATCTAGTCACTCCAGGGAGGACaacagattctttaaaaaaaaaaacaaaaaaacaaaaaaacaaaaaacaagcccaGGGACTCTGGGTCTGGGCCTTCTGCTCCAGCTGCCCTGCCTTGCCCTCAGGCCCTAGAAAggtaggaagagagggaggggtggacAAGTGTCCGGCTGCAGCCGGCTTGGAAGCTGTCTAGGTTCCTGGTTCCCACCAGAGCCAAGAGTGACACCTGATCCCGGGGGATTGTGAAATGGCCTGTGAGGTGGCAGGGCGCCCGCGCTGCCCGCTGTGCTTCCTACCCGCCTCCTGCACCCCTCACTCGGCCCCGCCCCCCGGCGCGAGTGGTTAAATCCCCCCCATCCTGGCTGCAAGTCacacctgcaccatgcctgcctgtcgcCTCTGTTTGCTGGCCGCAGGCCTCCTACTCGGGCTGCTGCCGTTCAACCCCCTCTCAGCCACAGGTGAGTGCAGCCAGGAGTGCGGGAGTCTCAGAAGTGGAGGTTCTGGGACTAAAGTGGGAGGGAGACcagtgaaaatttaaattttgcaACTCTGGGGACGAGGGCTAGTGATCCTTGAAGCTTAGGATCTGGGGTCCAATGTACAGGAAGAGGGGAGACCAATGAAGGCTTAAAGTTGGAGGGGCGAAGGCTCTCTCTGCGCTCAAAGCAGAGGCCGGATGAAGAGGAGCTGGGGAAGCTCCCTGGATGGCCAGAGCTTCCAAGCAGAGACTCAAGTTCCCAGAGGACTGGGGGCTCTGAAGCCAAGGGTTAGGGTACTCTCTAGTGTCAGAGACCCCTGGCCCGGGGATAAGGCCCTGTGGGATGATGTTATGGGGGCCCCTGGGCCAGAGAATCCTTGGGGTTGTAATTTGGGGATCTCGGAGCAGGGAGAGGGTATGCCAGTGGGACTGGGCTCCGTTCTCCCGGACAATTCTCTGCTCCCACCAGAGCAGAGAAACCCGGCGTGTGCCCCCAGCTCGAACCAATTACGGGCTGTGTAGAGGAGTGTGTGCCTTGGACAAGGACTGCGCGGACAACCGCAAGTGCTGCCAGGCCGGCTGCAGCTATGTCTGCTCAGAGCCTAATGGTAGCCCGGCGGTGACCTGGCGGGGACAGGGTGGGGCTGCGAGAGGAGGGAGCGCCCGGGTTTGGGTTTGGCGAAGAATGGCATTCCCAGACCCAGGGACCCCGAGAAGCGGTGGAAACCCGAGCCACACGTGCCCTCCCTTGTCTGCCCTGGGGTAGATGCGAGGGACAAAGGCGTCACAGAGGCGCGGCCCAGTGGGAGGAGGTCCCCCCCATTCCTGGCTGGACTCGATTCTCTGGTGCATGACGGGCTTCCGGGCACGCACAGCGAGACTTTGTTCCGGGACCCGAAGCAGTGGCTTCCTAGGCTGCAGTCGGAGGGCAAACCCTGGGTGGTGAGAGGGCTGGGTCCCGAGCCTTAGGAACCTCTTGCCTCTGGGGGTCCCTCGAGCAGGGCCTTCCACAGTCTGGCCTGGCAAGACTCAAGGTTTGTACCTGagggagggaatttttttttttttttttttttttttttttttttttttttttttgacgctGGATTTCCCTCTTGTGTCTTTATTTCCACCACCTTCAGGACTGAGCGAAGgagagctctcagggactggtactgagctctcagagactggTACTACTACTCAATCAGCCGGCCTGGCCCACACTACTCCACTATCGGGAGGTCAAGTCTCCACGAAGCTACTGGCTGTGACCAGGGGAGGAGGCGACGGAGGTATGGAACCTAAGCATCTTATTTTCAAGAGGGAAAAGCTGAGGCTAGGAGGTCGGGATGGGGGCGAGAAGGGAACACAAACTAAAGTTTGTAATTTCTGGTCGATTTCGGGGCTACAGCCCCTGCCCCTCATTTTGCCTTTACTATTTTTCCCAACAATGCCAGGAGAGACTGGGAGCATTTATCCTTAGGGGTCCTAAGATGCTGAATAGGAAGGTGGAAGGGGGAGGTGAGGCTTGCCCGTGGAGGGCAGATTTTGGCTGTAGAGGTGCTATGGATGGGCCTGGAAAAGGAAGGACCAGGAAAAGATGGAGACTGAGCCAGCTGGCACATCAAGCTGTCAGCTGGATAGAGATATTGTTTCCTTGTGTCAGATGGACAGGCCAGATGGAGATGATGTCCTAAGCCAGGGAAGAGCCTGGAGGCTTGATTCCTAGCCATTTCCTAAGTGTGTGAACCTGAAATAATTTGCTCTTTGAAACTCTGCCTGCTTATCTGCAAAGTGGGCATGCTAACGCACATGTGTAGATATGTGGGCTAAATGTAATGGTATTCGAAAGAGTAGGAGTTCTGCACGAGTTTTGATACTACATCCTCTCCTGGTTATTGTCACTTTGTCTCAGGGTAGCCACCAAGAGCACCCGCACTAGCAAAGCCAGGATGCTGGCAACCTCTCCTTTCATGGTCCTTTACCTGCCTACCCATTTCACTGTCTGCATCCTGCCTTTCACCAGGCCTGGCTCTCACCTGCTACTTCTATTGAATGGAACAGGGTATGGgattggtgtgtgtggtgtgtgctatGTGGTGTGAggggtgtgtatgggtgtgtggtggtggtttttATATCTGCACGGGTGATCCTGTCTGTATGGAGGGCCGTGGCTCTGAGTGAATATGCTTGGCAGTACTTATGGGAGTCATTGTGGAGAATGTGTATCACCTCTCACATGTGCACTGCACTTTACAGCTTATAAAGTAGCATAGAGCCTGGTGGCAAATGCATATACCCTGGAGCCAGATCTCCTGTGGTTCAAATCGTGCCTCAGTCCTCTATGGCCTTAGGCAAAAACACTTAACCCTctactgcctcagtttccccatctgcaaTGTAAGGAAATATTAGCCGAACGGTTctcttcttttaagattcttgtacggggtgtgggggtggggcggagagagggctcagcaggtaagagcactgactgttcttccaaaggtcctgagttcaaatcccagcaaccacatggtggctcacaaccacccataatgagatctgacaccctcttctggtgtgtctgaagacagctacaatgtacttacatataacaaataaataaataaataaataaatctaaaaaaaaaaaagattcttatgCGAACTGGATGAACTTGTGCCTGAGCTAGGCACACAATTAGTTCACTGCAGGAGCTAATTAGCTGGTGGCACTTATAATTAATTACTGTTGCCAAGTAGTTTGATCTTTCTGGGTGGTGTATATAGGGGACACTTGCTTTTGTAACAGCCCCACAGTGTGGTGACAGGGATTCCATGTGACATCTAAAGACTAGTGCTCTGGGAGATTTGGGCTCTAGGCCACCAGGGTAGAAAATGGCTGAGCTAGGACTCAAATGGAGGTTCTGTGATTTCAAAGTTATCTTGGAGCAGGAATTGAGGCTTGCAGATAATCTCCCCAGGACCCCTGAGAGCAGCTCAGGGTCCCATGACGAACTCAGATAAGTAGCTCTGCTGTTGGTGAACCAGGGCAGTGCTCAGCCAGGCTTTGCTGGTTGTCTACCTGTCTACCCTCAGCGTCCCTCCCCTTACACCCTTGTCTACCTAGAAAAGCAGGGCAGCTGCCCCAGCGTGGACTTCCCCAAGCTCGGCCTCTGCGAGGACCAGTGCCAGGCGGACAGCCAGTGTTCTGGCAACATGAAATGCTGCCGCAATGGATGTGGGAAGATGGCCTGCACCACACCCAAATTCTGAGGTAGGTAGGAGCAGGAGAGAAGGTTCAGAAGTGCCTAGGTATGAGGGTCCTTACGGTAAGTtgaaaaggaagaggcaggaaaacCCCGTAATAACAgatctggttttttttcttttcttttcttttttctttttttctttttcttttggtttttcgagacagggtttctctgtgtagccctggctgtcctggaactcactctgtagaccaggctggcctcgaactcagaaatccgcctgcctctgcctcccaagtgctgggattaaaggtgtgcgtcaccaccgcccggtcaACAgatctatttattcactttcatTAACTTAACTACTATTTATCTATACTATGTGAATAATGTGAGAGCCAACAAGACAGGAGAGGCTGGGTGATAGGTTTTCTTGTCTAGtggtgaggaaagaaagaaacaggttgATTTTGTCACAGGGAGGCACCTGCTGTGAGACAGGAGAACAGGAGTGAACTGTACCTGGGGGAGGGGACGAGAGGGGCGTAACTTGTACGTGGGACAGTTGGTGAAGCCTTACCAAGAAGGTGGGAAGTGGGAGAAGGAATGTGAGCATGCTCAGCTGGAGGAGGCAGCAATATGAAGACAAGGACATCGCTGGGGCGTTTAAGGAAGGACTCAAAGGCTGAATAGACATGTGAAAGGGAAGCCAAAGTTATCTAGGGCCTGGGACAGTTCATCTTAGGAACGTAGAGGTCATTGTCTCAACCCAGAGAGGTGTGTCCTTAGAAAGACACTCACCCCAACATTCTCCAAGGACTCTCCTAGAGTATGCTGCCCTGTAGCTAGGCTGTAGAGGGCAGGAGAAGATCCCCAGACTCACCAGAGGATGAACAGATGGGAAGATCCTGCCcgggatggaggcaggagagagcgGTGGCCAGTTCACCATTTCATGACAAACAGTGGGGGTTGCTGATAAGTCGTAGCTGAACTCGCTTTTTGTTTACCAGGAACTTCAGTTAGTTAGGATTTGGGAGTGGGCAGCTGTCCTAGGGAGGGGACAATGGCTGGTGCGGGGAGGGGACAATGGCTGGTGCGGTGAGGGGATGGCATCCCTTTGCATGCGGGTTGATGTTCATTTACTCTAAAGGCCCACCTTTGTGGATAAATTGGTCAAGGTTGCTAACCTTGGTTGCATTTATTAGTTGTGTCTGATAATGAGCTAAGTATTTCATTTGAGATAGCCAGGACTAAATTCAGTACCTTTAGTGCCTCGGGCactaaaagaagaaatttataaGTTACCCTTTCCTTTGTGTGTGATTAAAACTAAAATACTATtaagttggggctagagaggcGGTGTAGGTGTTTaaaaacacttactgctcttgcagaggacacaggtttgagTCCCAGTACCCACCTGGTTGCtgataaccatctataactccagttgaGGGGCtcagatgacctcttctggtttctAAGGGTATTGCACACACGTGAGGTATACATAGGTACACACAGGAAAACCACACACATTCACTTAAACACTAAATATGCCACACGGTAGGTGTTAAAAAGGGGGAAACGGAGACAGATATTTGGTTGTCCCATTAGGTGATCCTGCAGTGCGACTGTCTGAGGTTCTAGGACAGAAAGGTGACCACTCtccctccccccgacccccagctTGCAGTACAGTGATTGATGACACGGTCTGCGTCACTCATCAGTGCCCACTGCTGTGGGAAACAGATGAGGAAATGTCACCCCGGcttgagggaggagggatggagtaGGAGCAGTCAGAAAAGGCCTCCCCAGGGGTGATCCGGAGCTGGCATAAAAGTATGAAGCAATGATTGGTGGTTTGGTGAGATTCGGGGCGGGGATGCTGTCTGAGGCTGAGGGAGCAGGCTGAGCGAGAACTTGGACAAGCCTTTGGTTGCAAACACAGCTTGCTGGACTCTCTTAGTGCACACAGAGATAACTGAAACCCAGAGGGGGAGTGTGCCCAAGGCCTCATGCTTGTTATTTCAAAGTATGCTTTTCAGTGGGTAGGAGAGCCCTGCAGTCTTCCCAGGACCCTGCACTCTGCTACGATACCAATGGTCTCTTATCTCCATGAATGCTGCCCTGTGTGGTGAGCATTGCAAACAGGATGACCACAATCCAGACTTCAGCTCTGACCCTTACCTAGCCTCTTCATCTCCTTGCCCACAATTATGTGCTTTTAGGATGGGATAAATAGCATCTATATGGTCAAGGTAACTCAACTTGATCTGAGGAATGAAGGCATGGTGGGACTCTTTGGTGATAGAAGGAAGATTCTTAGGGAAATAAATGTTTATGGGTCTCCAGTAAGGCTACAAGGTTCATTTGGGACCGTGGTGTATTCAAGTAGGTCCTGGAACAGGTTTGATTTGAAGCATACGAGGCAAGCCCACAAGAAGGTAGTACTCtgctgtgtgtgcaagtgtgacGGGCTAGGGGGCAGCTGGGTGACCCTCGGGTCTAGTATGATAGGTGTTATTGATGACAATGCTATGGTCTTCCTTCCAGCTTCAGCCACCAGCAGCCTGAGGAACGGAGAGAGGTTGCTTCTTCTGGACCGTGCATCTGGTGTCATTCCTGTggcctcctttctctctggccTTTGCATTTCTTCCTGGTCCCACAAAAGCATCTCCTTTTTCCAACCAATAAAGTGATCACTTTAAGCAATGGAGAAGCTATAACACCTGCTCTCCTCACTCACTTCTGTTTCTCTTGACTTGGATTAGATGGGTGGGACAGGACGGGACAACTGAGTCATCGAGGTACAGAATCCAGGGAGGGATTCATTCTGGAGTTGTGAACAATAATTCAGGTGTGCCTCTGCCATGTTAGCATTTCTCCAGTGGATCCTTACATCAGGCCTGTGAGGGTGGCTATTCTTCAAGGGTCATGGAGACAATATGGCCTCAAAGAGGTGTGGGAATGCTTCTAAAATCACTCAGACCCACTGCTGCGTGTGTTGCATGCCTCTGTGCCAGCCATAGTGCTGAGAGACACACTCATGAGGCTTCCTGGCTCCTCAGAGCCCTCAGAGTAATTCATAGCAATCCAGGGGTCCAGTGAGAAGGCTGTCAGCTAAGTGTCTGTCAGCTgtacaagcaagaggacctgagttcgatccccagcacaTGTGTATAAAACAATTAAGTGCAGCAGAAtacctggggctggggctggagacaaGCTAATTCCCAGATcttggccagccaggctagccaaaTGGCAAATACCAGGTTCAGAAAGAGACAACTTGCAGGAAatggttctctcttttttttttccattatgtgAGTGTTCAGGGATCACGCTCAGGgagtcagacttggtggcaagtacccttacccactgagccatctcacaggctccACCCTGTGGTTTTAAAAAGAAGTCCCTGTCTATCTTTGTACCTATGCATCCTTGAAATGACAGTGGACTAGGTCCATGTCACCCTCCACTCCCCTCAGAGGGTAATAATTGCTGCTTAGGGCGAACCAGAGGCCCCTGGGACCAGGGCTCTTC
The nucleotide sequence above comes from Mastomys coucha isolate ucsf_1 unplaced genomic scaffold, UCSF_Mcou_1 pScaffold15, whole genome shotgun sequence. Encoded proteins:
- the Wfdc2 gene encoding LOW QUALITY PROTEIN: WAP four-disulfide core domain protein 2 (The sequence of the model RefSeq protein was modified relative to this genomic sequence to represent the inferred CDS: deleted 2 bases in 1 codon); translated protein: MPACRLCLLAAGLLLGLLPFNPLSATGEAEKPGVCPQLEPITGCVEECALDKDCADNRKCCQAGCSYVCSEPNGLSEGELSGTGTELSETGTTTQSAGLAHTTPLSGGQVSTKLLAVTRGGGDGEKQGSCPSVDFPKLGLCEDQCQADSQCSGNMKCCRNGCGKMACTTPKF